The window ATGCTTGCCCCTCTTGCCACATCGGAGGCTAGTTACTAGATTTAGGTGCTTGGGAGAGCTACTCCCTCTTCCGCGACGGCCTGCGTGCTCATCCGCGGCGCGGAGATACGGCCCGGCAGCGCGCCGTCCAACCCATTGATGTATCCCGGACCGAATCCACAGCACGTGCCAATAACCTGGACTCCCATGCCGACCCATGCGCCGGCCTCCCGCTGCAAGTCCTGCGCGGATTCTTCATTTACGACACTGGCGTCTTGCTTGACGTCGAGATAGTCTTGCCGGCCCGCGTCCGGATAGGCCATGACGGGACCGGACCACTCGTCCAAGACCACCTGCAGCGCTTTCGTGGTGTCATGCAAGCGACTATGGAACACACCAAGGACGTCAGGCCCAATCGCTGCAATCTCGCTAGCCGCGACGGCCAAGGTCTTCTCATTGTCGACTTGTCGCCAGGTGGACGTCCACATCGGCAGCCCTATGCCAACGCTGTAATTCCGATCGGCCGCGAAGTCCATGCGTACGGTCTGCCCATCCCCGCTCAGCGAAGCCGTAAATGCCACCCACACCGGCAGTCCCGTGCTCTTCGCCGCTTCCGTGGCAATTGCCCGAGATTCGTTGTCCGCCCACAGAGTCTCGATGAGGAAGAAGTCCACGCCGGACTCAGCCAGGATGTCCGCTTGCTCCCGGGCGTGGAACCGCAACTCCTCAACCGAGAGACTGGCACCG of the Chloroflexota bacterium genome contains:
- a CDS encoding homocysteine S-methyltransferase family protein, which gives rise to MSKYAELKTRLESGDVIILDGAIGTELQAMGVPMDPASWCGPANYTHSATVRKMHERYIRAGAEIITTNTFNTLRPALEASGYGELVREVNTRAVDAALDARDRAAGDKPVYIAGSISCRIPVRDGRTGRLLGGTGYGYGASLSVEELRFHAREQADILAESGVDFFLIETLWADNESRAIATEAAKSTGLPVWVAFTASLSGDGQTVRMDFAADRNYSVGIGLPMWTSTWRQVDNEKTLAVAASEIAAIGPDVLGVFHSRLHDTTKALQVVLDEWSGPVMAYPDAGRQDYLDVKQDASVVNEESAQDLQREAGAWVGMGVQVIGTCCGFGPGYINGLDGALPGRISAPRMSTQAVAEEGVALPST